Below is a window of Lytechinus variegatus isolate NC3 chromosome 4, Lvar_3.0, whole genome shotgun sequence DNA.
CAAACCCACGTGTACTCTACCACAATCTGACAAGGTAagagcatagagctattacagataGCTCTATGGTAAGATCGTATTTGACTGTTACGAGGAACGAAAAAAGGGAACTATGTCGAAAGCTAagccatattttacctatttcgCAGGTCGAGTGTTGGCCGAAGTTACTCGTCTAGCTTTGAATGCAGCAAAAGTAGAAgtatgtttttatcttttttttattcgatTTTGTTTGATCGATTAACAAGTGGAATTACATTAACACTCCTTACAGTGCAAAACGAGCATGTATAATCGTTTATGATTGTGTAATATAGTTACACTATGCTGCATGAATGTACAGGAAttctatttaatatttttgtgcTCAAACATgccaataaaatataaaatgtctgTCTTTAAATTATCGTTTTGATTGAATCTTAGAGACCGGGTTTtacatgtttatttgaaatcatACATGCAGCTTTTGGGGGATTAGAATGTTTGTTTACAAGCTATGATATAGAAGGTATCATGAAAGtgatagcctggtggttgagtcgctgcccggaaagcagtagacggcaggttcgaatcccactggttccaatttttttctgacttacgatcttatgattttcattacagatcgagcatactgatcttatacAAActataggagtaatgccgaaaatttgttaaaggggaatgaaacctttgaaacaaatatgcttgtgtagaaacagaaaaatcaaagaataagaataaagaaaatttgagaaaaatcgcacaaatagtgagaaagttatgagcatttgaatattgcaatcactaatgctatggagatcctcacattggcaatgcaacaaggatgtgtgatgtcactgatgaacaactttccctttggtggactataaaataccctcaaaatgtctctttttgctttttcttatgatgatacaaactctttatccatgatgtattcttatgaaatatgattacatgccctcatgtagaaagaacacatgatttatggatagatgtgataaaagaggcaattcaagcgaaatatatactaaagtaatggagagagttgttcacaagtgtcatcacacatctttatcgcattgccaatttgctatctccatagcattagtgatcgcaatattcaaaagctcataactttctcattattagtccgatttttctcaaactttcgttggaTCTGTTTCTTTGAGTTTTCTGTTtgcacacaagctatcttgttccaatgttttcattctcctttaacaaaATAGTCCTCAGTTTATATGGGTGTGTGAGTGCATGCGTGCTTTATGGGAGCCGATTCAAAAGGGGATGAAAGCTACCACCAACacgaattaattttttttcggtAGAATTTGATATAACCTTTtgaaatatgtaggcctactctttTTACTCTGTGCATGTAAAGACGTGTATTTTACAAGCAATTTAAACAAGAAACACGGGCCTTTTTTTGTTGAAACTTATATActtatggagcgttgtggcccagtggataagtcttctgactttgaaacagagggtcgtgggttcgaatcccagccatggcgtaatttccttcagcaagaaatgtatccacattgtgctgcactcgacccaggtgaggtgaatgggtacccggcaggattgattccttgaacgcatgagcgctgaaaggcagctcgagctaaagccggggtaataataataatgacaacgcgcctcggaatagaatatttctagatagatggcgctatataaatgcctattattattattatgctgcTTATTTCATCGCATGAACTGATGCCACGCGGGTTCCGTCTTAGGAAGAGTTGCGATTAAATCGATCAACCTCAACCCTGTGGAAATTAATGCAtcactttcataattttttttcgacCAGAAATTCGCTCAGTGTTCAACATGGAAGCCAACTGCATTATCAAGACGGAGATGAATTCATGAgtaataaaattaaaatctgcacaacaatttaaataaacatgcattttatatgttgtcGTTGcatgctttccatagttgtatTTGATCAGAGCCAttttaactttttgtaagacgaTGCCAAGTGCAATGCacttaaatatgttttatttacttgaattaaTCGGATGATTAATGAAGAAAGAACAAGTTGAAATGACACGTTCGATACAAAAGGAAATGGCGGTAGTTATGCAACTGCACGTTTCATAAACATCATCACACTATGTATGCTGAATAATTCAATCCATGACgcttgtgattttattttatttcaatcgaACACATTAGtttcacattttttcaaatacatAAAGAGAACAATAATGCCTGTTATAATTCAATCTGATACTTGTAGAAATTAAGGGGAAAAAAGTGCACAAAATTCTACTAggtattatttctattttttttgagGTCGTATGGTAAAGCATTATCAATGATATTCTGGTGCCTGACGTTTCTTTTGTGTActctttttactttcttttcatttcgaAAAGGCGTCAATATTATTTGTAGAAAAATCGTATTGCTCAAATGATGCAATTCAAATGATGACAAGTTTCTAATTTCCCTTGAGGTGCCCCTCGTCTTATGTGTATTAAATCGTGTCTACACCCCCTTCCTTCGGGCGATGcgatttaaatataaatgttgtttaatgttttgtttCACTATAATCAGGTAGGTTACTCTTCTCTCGAACGACAGTCGAAATAGCtgtcaaaataaattcattccAAGAATGTCAGCTGTGTTTATCTTGATAGCCCTGTTTTCTTTTGCGATGCAGTCATGTGGAATTTCAACTACTAGTATGTATCAgaagatattttctttcttgtgATCTTATTCTTTGTTGTAATTGATGATGAGAGCAGAatttacgatgatgatgatgatgatgatggtggcgatggCCGTGTTAGTTATGGTAGTGATAATGCTATTGgtgatacatgtattgttaGAAACTGTCACAGGGTCTACTTTCAATTTGAACTTGATCCACCTTGTGATGGGATCGTTTTAACTGCAGTGTTATTCCACCCCACAGACTCTTATAAACTTGTTAAACAGAATACCAATTCACACCAGTAATTAGGTTTATGAAAACCTTTATTACAACAAACTACTCTAACAAGGGTTACAGATTATGAACGAAGTataaacatatgaaatattaacagtTTCTACAATtcaatgataatgacgatgcttagcttattcttcttcttctttgattcTTGGTTTCACTCTTGAGTTCCCTGACGATGACTATCTGTCTGACGTCAGCTCCTGTCTCCTGGATATAGACCTAGACCAATGATTCCGTCCCCGTCTCTTTAACTCCAGTTACAGATCATAAATCTAAACACCCTGTCaaattagatataaatataaCCCACTTCTAGTGATTTGTTCAAAACCCCAAACATTTATAGATATATCAAGTTAAATCTTGACAGGTTAAACATCTTATTTAGaatatattcttttccaaaagtATGTTTCCTCACATCCATCACTTTCTTACAgtagatgatgataattattaatcAACATTGTAAATGATACTAACACAATATTCTTTACATAATAATTAAACATAGGTATATAATACACATGTAGTAACATGGAAAGGTATCACAACAATATTCAGTACAGTAAACTCAGAATGATATTATATCCTTTACATTATACAATAACAATGCATAACTTTAACAATGCTATAATATTAAAATAGTGTGTACTCACAACTTCTCGTTGGTGTTTACTGATTTATAACGATTCCAATTTTGCCAATGTGGAATCCCAAGACCCGGACTATCAGGTTGTCCTTAACAACACCTTGTTGTATTCACCGAGAGCTGAATATAGTATTCTGATGAAAACTTGTAATACTTTTGTGCAGTATCTCTAACAAGTAGTATCTCTGTTGAATTACAGCAGCTTCTGATTTAGAATCAAATTTTAGCtaaatttataataattttatctCATAGACCTAGTGGTCAAGAGTTTGGAACTCTGATATTCTTGGAAAGTTTTCTGAAGTATACGCCCCTCTAAATATCATTGGCTAATGCTGGGTCACTCATTCTGTCCCTTGCATTCGATTGGTTAAGAGCTATTTACCCTCTACCACCGGAAATGGTCAGAAACAGAACTCTGATTCTTCTTGGAAAGTGTCTGACCCGTCTAACGGTAAATGTTTACGTTTTACCCCATTGATGTTGGGCCTTTCTCCTTTTATGGTCATGAGGCTTCCTATTCAGGGATAAATACTAAGAAAACCTGACTCACAAGTGGTACCTGTATGACGTTTGACCATCGTCATAATTACTGGGAAAACCTTCCACCGGAAGCTTTCTATTTCCTTCGTATGAATTTCATTCATAACATTGGAATGTTTACTACTACATTATAGAACATACAATATCATAGATGATACATatagaaaaaatcaaatacataaCAGAATGTTATACATTTGCAGTAATAACATTTCATATAACACATAATATGAACAGTCTTATAATTAATACACAGTTATAATTACACAATTATAAACTCATTATCACATGATACATACAATAAATACAGTCATATCTTGACACCACCCCCCATTTTAAGATAGTAGCACTATCTACAACATTGTATGATCATGTAGATATGTGATCAATACATATTAGATACCAAATTATTACTCTGTTAAAATATGAGTGGATACCCCTGCCTATTGTTCAGGGCAACGGCTAAGAAAATCAGCCCCTACATTATCTATTCCCCTTACTGCAGTCACATGGTAACGATATGACTGAAGCGCAAGAGCCCACCTCAGAATTCTACTATTTTGCAATTTCGCTTGTGCTAAGTACATCAGTGGTCTGTGATCTACTTCTAATTCAAATTCAGTGCCATAGAGGTAGACATTGAATTTTTTCACTGCCCAAGCAATCGCAAGACATTCCCTTTCGATTACCGCATAGCGTCTTTCTGTGTCGGACAGTTTTCTACTCGCGTATGCGATTGGAAATTTTTCTTCCCCTACGCGCTGCATCAGAACGGCCCCTATGCCTACATCTGAAGCATCCGTTGCCAATATGTATGGCTCATCTTGATTTGGGAGATGCAAGATCGGTGATGAAGTCAGACGTGACTTTAGTGTTTGGAACGCTCGCTCTTCAATTGGACCCCATTCCACTTTATTTGGCCCGTTTTTCTTTGTGAGATCGGTCAGTGGCGCCGCGATTGTCGCAAAGTTTGGGATGAACTTCCGATAATAGCCTGCCAAACCTAAGAATGCGCGTACCTCCTTCTTGGTAGTTGGAGGAGTTGCATGCAGAATTTGATCCAGTTTTGCTGGATCAGGCCTGAGTGTGCCTTCCCCGACAACATGTCCTAGGAAATCCAAAGATTGGAATCCAATCTGACACTTACTCGGTTTTGCTGTCAGTCCAGCCTCGGCAAGTCTTGTGAACACTTGGACCAATGTCCTGACATGACCCTCCCAGGTTTCTGAATAAACTAAGATATCGTCAATGTAATTGACTACCCCGTCTAGCCCAGATAGAACCCGTCGCATAAGACGTGAGAATGTAGCTGGTGCATTGACCATTCCGAAAGGTAACACAGTGAAGTGAAATAGCCCCTCAGAAGTTACAAAAGCAGTCTTCTCTTTGTCTTCTGCTGCCATTGGTATCTGCCAATACCCCTTGCTCAGATCTAGCTTCGAGAAGTAGCGCCCTTTTGCTAGATTCGACAATAAGTCATCCGCGTTAGGCACTGGCTCTGGGTCGAAAACTGTTACCGCGTTCAGTTTCCTGTAGTCTACGCAGAATCTGTTTGTGCCGTCTTTCTTCTTCACCAAGACGATTGGTGAAGCGAAACGCGATTCCGACTTCTCAATCACACCTAGTCGGAGCATATCAGTTATCTCAGACTTGACTGCTTCGCGTGTTGACTGAGGTAGTGGGTATGGTTTGCTTACCACTGGGTCATTACTTGTCAGTTTGACTGTGCACTGCATAGTATTAGTTCTCCCTGGCACATCTGTCAGTTGTGCTTCAAATTGGGCTAATACCTGTCTAGCCTGTGCACCTTGTGTGTCGGTCAGCTTGTCACTGATTACCACATGTTGGAGATCCTCGGTCTGGATTAGCGCAGGAAATCCAATACATGGCCTATCATGGTCATGTTCTTCTTCGACCACAGAGATTGATGCGGCTTGGTTGAGATCGCTTACGTCGCTTCGGTCAATGTATTTCTTCAGGAGGTTAACATGGTAGGTTTTTAGCCTACCATTAACTTCGATACGGACATCGCATCGGCCTACCTTCTGCTTGATCTCATACGGACCTTGCCATTGCATCAGTAGTTTGCTTGCGCTTGTGGGTCTGAGAATAAGGACCTTATCCCCCACGGCAAACTTCCTATCTCTAGCTGTGGTATCATAATACTTCTTATAACGAGCTGATGCGCGTTTCAGCTCTTCCTGCGCAAGCTTGCAAGTTTCTTCCATTCTTGCACGCAGATCTACAACATATTCATACGTTGTCTTAACTTCCTCAGATGCATCCTCTTCTTCCCAGATAGTCTTAATTAGGGAGAGAGGCCCACGCACGGTTCTACCATATAGAAGTTCAAATGGGCTGAAGCTGAGGCTAGCTTGCGGCACCTCCCTGTATGCAAATAGTAGCGCTGGAATGTATCGGTCCCAATCTTTGGGTCGCTCTGCGCACATGCGCTTAAGCATCGTCTTAAGCGTCCCATTAAAGCGCTCTACCAGCCCATTGCACATTGGGTGGTAAGGAGTTGTGGTTAACTGTTTGACGGACAGCAACCGCCCTAACTCCTTCATAAGCCCACTCGTAAACTGGCTCCCTCTATCGGTGAGAATTTCATCCGGTAGGCCTAGCCTACTGAAAATCTCGAGAAGAGCTTCGGCAATCCGCTCGGTCTCAATATTAGGCAATGGTATTGCCTCAGGATATCGCGTCGCATAGTCAACTAATGTCAAAATATAGCGATTCCCTCTGTCAGTCTTCGGATCTAATGGCCCTACGAGGTCAATGGCCACGCGCTTAAAGGGAGTGTCAATGAGGGGTGTGCTCTCGAGTGGCACGCGACCAACACTTCCTTTCTTTATTGTCCTCTGACAAATGTCGCAAGAGATACAATAGCAGCGCACATCTTCTGCCATGCGCGGCCAGCAAAAACTTTGCTGTAGGCGATCAAGAGTTTTTTgtaccttaaaggggaatgaaacctttggaacaaataggcttgtgtagaaacagaaaaatcaaagaataagaataaagaaagtttgagaaaaatcggacaaatagtgagaaagttatgagcatttgaatattgcaatcactaatgctatggtgatcctcactttggcaatgcgacaaggatgtgtgatgtcactgatgaacaactttccctttggtggactataaaataccctcaaaatgtctctttttgctttttcttatgatgatacaaactctttatccatgatgtattcttaaaaaatatgtattacatgccctcatgaaaacagaacacattatttatggatagatgtgataaaagaggcaattctagtgaaatatttactgaagtaatgggagagttgttcacaagtgacatcacacatctttgtcgcattgccaatttgctatctccatagcattagtgatcgcaatattcaaatgctcataactttctcattatttgtccgatttttctcaaactttcgttgatctgtttctttgttttttctgttttcacacaagctatcttgttccaatggtttcattctccctTAAGGTGACCAGCCATGATACCATCATGGGCTAGTGCCATAACTCCTTCCCTAAATCCCTTAGGCACACAAAGTTGAGTAATCAGCCCGCCTTGAGTTTGCTTGGCAGCTCTAAATTCTCGATACAATAGTCCGCGTTTTACCAAAAAGCGCGTCTCATTACCCTTTCCAGTAATAGACAGAGCCCCTGTTTCTGCCGCTTTCCAATACTTACCAAGTGTCTCGTCCTCCTTTTGCGCGTGCTGAAAATCAGCCTTGCTCGTAGCAAGAGAAAGTGCTTTGGCAGTCGGTAATGGCTTTAGTGGCTTTAATTTCTGTGCTTTTTGACCCCGCGTCTCTACTGCGCCTCCCTCGGATGGGATTTCCGAATCGATGTCGATTTCGGCATcgaaatcatcatcatcgtctaaCTCTAACGTCCAATCAGGGTCAGGATCGGTGTGTTTCCTCACCCCGGTGACGTTACCGAGTATTAACTCATATAGTGGGTTCTCTAGCACTAACGCATCTAACTGCCCAATATAGTAAGGAGTATCCACCCATATCCTAGCAACAGGGAATTCCCTTATCGTCCTATCGATTAAGGCTACCCTCTTCTTAATATTCAGGTACTGATCTGGCCTTACATACTTGGATTTTACAATCGTCGTACTACATCCACTATCCCTAAGTACAGAGACAATATGCCCCCTACCTTGCCTTGAACGACAGGCATTTCATCCTTCACAGTCCCCGAGACTCCCCCAGCCTCTAGTAAGGGCAACTCGTCCCCACTAGACAATTTTACATAAGAGCCTGGTTGCCGAGCTTCTGAGTACATGACTGTGTTCATTTCTTTGCAGGCACCCCCCTTCTCCTCTGAGTTTGAGGGTATTTCCTCTAAGGCCGCCCCTTTCTTGAAATTTGACCTTGCTGCACTTGGGCAAGCTTTTGCTAAGTGCCCCCCTTTCCCACATATAAAACATCCACTTGACCCAGATTTATGCCCCTTCCTCTGCTCTCCAGAGGTCGCCTGTCCATTTACTGGGCGCTTGGAGCTTGAGTCCTTAGCcttgttttctttcatgttaGGATGGGCCTCGCAATATTGCTCGGCAAGTTTTGTCAAATCCCCCAATCCCTCGGGACGCCTTTCCTTCAGaaattgtttcatttcttttccaCAGCCTGCGTAGATTTGATCTACAGTCATGAGCTCTACTAAGCCCTCAAAGTTTTCTGTCATACTTGACAGCTCAACCCACCTATGCAAATACCTTTTTAGTCTGTCTCCAAACTGTGTATAAGTTTCACCGGCTTCTACCCGCGAAAACCTAAATTTACTCCTAAACCCTTCTGCTGTTAAATCATAACGTCGCAGCAGTGCTGCCTTCAGAGTGTCATATTCACATGCCTCTTCATCAGGCATCCTGGAATATACCTCTAACGCTTTGCCAGTTAATAAAGTACTAAGGGGCAAAGCCCATTGGGACTCTTCCCAATTTAAACTTCTAGCGTACCTTTCAAATCGTCTAAGAAAAGAATCCATATCATCAGTCTTTTCATTGAACAAGGGAAGTTTGATATTCAAATTATCCCTACCTGGATGAGAACTTGTTTTAACATCTTGAACTTTTTGACTAGCTAGCTTTAGCTCTAATTCTTTTAGTTCCTTTTGATGTTCCCTTTCCTTTCGTCTCTCATCCCTTTGTTTACTCTCCATTTCTTTGGCAAAGTCTATCAATTCTTTGCCAGACAAACCTGCCTCTTTACCCAGCTCCATGTATTGAGAAAATTCCATGATGCCCTACTAGTGTTAAACTCCCTCCTCAATACTACTACACAAAGTTGAAACCGGTTGTTATGGCAACCACTGTTAACCTTCAATGAATTAGTATGGTCTGGCTGGAAGTGGTATAATTCTGTCAACACTATAATAGctggaacttgcaaagtttgCTTTGGTTTCCTGTCACAAGTTATAAGTCTGTTTTGGGAATTTGTAAAGAGGTTCAAAACACTCCTTGTTTTAGTAATTAATTACTAGTGGATTAAAACACTGCCCGCAGGTTCTCCACCAAATGTCACAGGGTCTACTTTCAATTTGAACTTGATCCACCTTGTGATGGGATCGTTTTAACTGCAGTGTTATTCCACCCCACAGACTCTTATAAACTTGTTAAACAGAATACCAATTCACACCAGTAATTAGGTTTATGAAAACCTTTATTACAACAAACTACTCTAACAAGGGTTACAGATTATGAACGAAGTataaacatatgaaatattaacagtTTCTACAATtcaatgataatgacgatgcttagcttattcttcttcttctttgattcTTGGTTTCACTCTTGAGTTCCCTGACGATGACTATCTGTCTGACGTCAGCTCCTGTCTCCTGGATATAGACCTAGACCAATGATTCCGTCCCCGTCTCTTTAACTCCAGTTACAGATCATAAATCTAAACACCCTGTCaaattagatataaatataaCCCACTTCTAGTGATTTGTTCAAAACCCCAAACATTTATAGATATATCAAGTTAAATCTTGACAGGTTAAACATCTTATTTAGaatatattcttttccaaaagtATGTTTCCTCACATCCATCACTTTCTTACAgtagatgatgataattattaatcAACATTGTAAATGATACTAACACAATATTCTTTACATAATAATTAAACATAGGTATGTAATACACATGTAGTAACATGGAAAGGTATCACAACAATATTCAGTACAGTAAACTCAGAATGATATTATATCCTTTACATTATACAATAACAATGCATAACTTTAACAATGCTATAATATTAAAATAGTGTGTACTCACAACTTCTCGTTGGTGTTACTGATTTATAACGATTCCAATTTTGCCAATGTGGAATCCCAAGACCCGGACTATCAGGTTGTCCTTAACAACACCTTGTTGTATTCACCGAGAGCTGAATATAGTATTCTGATGAAAACTTGTAATACTTTTGTGCAGTATCTCTAACAAGTAGTATCTCTGTTGAATTACAGCAGCTTCTGATTTAGAATCAAATTGTAGCtaaatttataataattttatctCATAGACCTAGTGGTCAAGAGTTTGGAACTCTGATATTCTTGGAAAGTTTTCTGAAGTATACGCCCCTCTAAATATCATTGGCTAATGCTGGGTCACTCATTCTGTCCCTTGTATTTGATTGGTTAAGAGCTATTTACCCTCTACCACCGGAAATGGTCAGAAACAGAACTCTGATTCTTCTTGGAAAGTGTCTGACCCGTTCAACGGTAAATGTTTACGTTTTACCCCATTGATGTTGGGCCTTTCTCCTTTTATGGTCATGAGGCTTCCTATTCAGGGATAAATACTAAGAAAACCTGACTCACAAGTGGTACCTGTATGACGTTTGACCATCGTCATAATTACTGGGAAAACCTTCCACCGGAAGCTTTCTATTTCCTTCGTATGAATTTCATTCATAACATTGGAATGTTTACTACTACATTATAGAACATACAATATCATAGATGATACATatagaaaaaatcaaatacataaCAGAATGTTATACATTTGCAGTAATAACATTTCATATAACACATAATATGAACAGTCTTATAATTAATACACAGTTATAATTACACAATTATAAACTCATTATCACATGATACATACAATAAATACAGTCATATCTTGACAGATCATTTCATGAAGAggttaaaatcaaaatcaaggaaaatacCATACGTACACCTTGTCTTCTCGGACTGCAAGTCTTGAGGAAGTGCTTTC
It encodes the following:
- the LOC121412450 gene encoding uncharacterized protein LOC121412450 codes for the protein MEFSQYMELGKEAGLSGKELIDFAKEMESKQRDERRKEREHQKELKELELKLASQKVQDVKTSSHPGRDNLNIKLPLFNEKTDDMDSFLRRFERYARSLNWEESQWALPLSTLLTGKALEVYSRMPDEEACEYDTLKAALLRRYDLTAEGFRSKFRFSRVEAGETYTQFGDRLKRYLHRWVELSSMTENFEGLVELMTVDQIYAGCGKEMKQFLKERRPEGLGDLTKLAEQYCEAHPNMKENKAKDSSSKRPVNGQATSGEQRKGHKSGSSGCFICGKGGHLAKACPSAARSNFKKGAALEEIPSNSEEKGGACKEMNTVMYSEARQPGSYVKLSSGDELPLLEAGGVSGTVKDEMPVVQGKVGGILSLYLGIVDVVRRL